The Canis aureus isolate CA01 chromosome X, VMU_Caureus_v.1.0, whole genome shotgun sequence region GTACTTGAGAATACCCCTTAAAAGGACTGTGAGGAGAAGGTGGAGACTCCTTAACCTCACAGGCACAGGGACAGAGATTGCAGTGAATTCATGCCACTCTGGCCATTCCTTTCTCCAGCCTCTTAGGTTCTATGTTCCCCATGCCTCGGGTGATCTATGCAATGGCAGAGGATGGCCTCCTGTTCCGTGTCCTTGCCAGAGTCCACACGGGTACACACACCCCCATCGTGGCCACTGTGGTCTCTGGCATTATTgcaggtaaaggaaaaaaatcctctttgcccttctctgtttttttttcatcagttccCTTAACTTTGCTCTTCCCTCCTCTCATTTCTTGTTTCCCACCCATCAATTTCAGCATTCATGGCGTTCCTCTTTGAACTCACTGATCTTGTGGACCTTATGTCGATTGGGACCCTACTTGCCTACTCCCTGGTGGCTATTTGTGTTCTCATCCTCAGGTGAGACTCCCTCTGTGAACTAAGATTGGAGGTTCTCTTCTTGGATGATGAATAATGGGgatctgctcctcctccttcctctgccttccttaTCCTTCCTCCGCCTTCCTTATCCTGACTCTCCTTGAGGAGCATGGCTTACCCCTCCCTGCCAAGAAGAGCTTGTACCCTTAATGACTATGAGGAAGGTTAAGGTGCATGGCAGGAGATGCTAAAGCAGTTAAGGGTTGCTCTTAATCCTGTCTTCTTCCTCATGCCTCAGGTATCAGCCTGAGCTGAAGAATGAAGAGGATGAAGTGGAGCTGCAAGAAGAGAACATGGCTGGAGCAGAAAAGCTGACCCTACAGGGGCTGTTCTGTCCACTCAGCTCCATCCCTACTCCACTCTCTGGCCAAGTTGTCTATGTCTGTTCCTCATTGGTTGGTGAGCAATGGCTTTTTTCCTCTGGGGTCACTTTGAATTGGGGTGCCTAATGTCTTCACATGTTGGTCTCAAGAGTTGGTTTTGATGTTTCTCAACTTGACCCCTGAAGCTCTGCTGCTGACTCTTCTTTGCCTGGTGCTGGCCCAGTGGCCCATTCCACTGGTTTCTGGAGACCCAGTGTGGACTGTAGTGGTTGTGCTGCTCCTGATGCTCGTTACTGGGATCACTGGGGTCATCTGGAGACAGCCACAGAGTTCTACTCCCTTGCACTTTAAGGTAAATGACCTCTTTCTCTCCACCCACCCAACCATCTCAGAAGAATAAGCTCCAGATGCTTTGTGGCCTAATAAGGTTCataagtggggatccctgggtggcccagcggtttggtgcctgcgtttggcccagggcacgatcctggagtcccgggatcgagtcccacgttgggctcccggcatggagcccgcttctcccttctcctgtgtctctgcctctctctcaatctctgtgtctatcatgaataaataaataaataaatctttaaaaaaaataaggttcatAAATATTCTCTAATTGACCAAGAAAGGAAAGATACAGGAGATACCTAGGCCAAagacttctttcttctctcccctccgtagttcctttctttttttttttttaatttttttaaatttatttatgatagtcacagagagagagagagaggcagagacacaggcagagggagaagcaggctccatgcaccgggagcctgacgtgggattcgatcccgggtctccaggatcgcgccctgggccaaaggcaggcgccaaactgctgcgccacccagggatccctccgtAGTTCCTTTCTAATTCAATTTCCCCCAACTGTATTCTTGGAGTCTTCCTCTATAAGGCACATTAAATGAGTGGGCCCTGAAAAATACAAGATGAGTGGGAGTTGGACCCTCCCTTTCCTGGCCTGagtaagttagggatctcttttTCCATCACTACATGGTATATACAAAGATTTTGCTTTGTTCCCAGGTACCTgctttgcctctcctccctctaaTGAGCATCTTTGTGAATGTTTACCTTATGATGCAGATGACAGCTGGCACCTGGGCCCGATTTGGGGTCTGGATGCTGATTGGTAGGTATCTACTTGGGAAGAGTAGTCCTCTTGGGTTCCTGTCCcaattcttttcccttttcttctcatGTAGAGGGACCTATTAAGCCTTTACAGATCACTATTTCCCTACCTCACAGCAGCTTCTTTTCCTCACTAGGGTTTGCTATCTACTTTGGCTATGGGATCCAGCACAGCTTGGAAGAAGTTAAGAGTGACCAAGCCCCACTCAAGTGTAGGGCCAAAACTGTAGACCTTGATCTCAGCAATGCCTGTACACATTCGATTTGACGTCATCATGCCTGAATGCTGTCTGGTTCCCCTGCGCAGTAATGGAGAGTACCTTTGAGCACAGGAGAAGCTAGGGCTCCCATGGGATGTCAGTGGGGGAATGCTAATAGAGCTCTGTATTTATTGTGGAGTGAAGGATGTGTCTTTGCTGTTCctcatcccttttatttttttcttagtggtcTACTTTTCACTTGTGTCTGTAGCTGCTTACTGGCTTTTACAAACTTattaaaagaaactataaaaaaaaactatgtctTGTTCTTTGCTTGCTAGAAATGATGTGGAGCCTGACTTTCAGTGTGGAGAGCTTCAGATAAGTGTCCTGTGTTTGCTGTAGTCATGGCAAAAGTATCtgttctgcctgtgtttcttgttggctcagggtttgaggaGGGTAGGGTGACCACTGGTCAAGTCTAGTCACACTTGAACGATCTTAAGATAGGTTTCCCTCTTACTATACTGCAGGTTAGATTCTGAATAAGTAGGACAGCAACACTTGTCTTTGGGATTTGGGGGTGGACTCTGATCTCAACACTGGTATTGGTCAGAACCTACACTGAGACCATTGTCTTGTGTTCCACTCCTAGTTGGATGAGACCCAGACTCTTGTGACTGCCTGGGTAACAAATTTTGGCTAGGGTATTTAGCActgctgggaggaggggtgggtaAAAGTGGGGTTTGATAAAGAACTGTATACGTTATACATATGATTGCTGTAGAAGTAGTAAGGGAACAGAGGTCAGAGGTTTGCTCAGACCAAGaattattcatccatttattcaacaactatGTGGAGCTCCTATTAAAATTCTAGGCCCTGTGCTGGGCGCTAGGGATACAAATGCACATAAAACATGgtccccccccacaaaaaaaacaaaacaaaaacaaacaaacaaaaaaagacatggtccctgccctcaaggaactcatAATCACGTGGAGGGGGGCGGACAAGCAGGTAACCACGAAACAATGTGACTTACACCAGGGCTGGAGTAAGTGCTAATTGCTACAGGAACACAAAGAAGGACATGTTCAACCTGAGTCTTGAATAGGTGTTCCTGAAATGGACTGAGGGGAAGGCTTGTTTGTCAGGGAAGAGTGTGCACAAAGCCATGAAGTATGAAAAAGCATTGTATTTGGAAGTATGGCCTGTAGTTGAGTGCAGCTGGAGGGTAGCCTATATAGGGTTGTGAAATACAACAGGGACCTTAATGAATGGCTCTGCACATCCTACCAAGGAAATCCAGATGTTATCTTTATAAATGTTGTATGTGTAGAGGGAAGGGAGTGGGGCAGATTTATGAAGGATTCTAAGTTAGGAAGAGGATTGGATTTGTTAGTCTGGCAGTAGCAAAGGAGGGTGGCTTGGAAGAAGCTGGGAGAAGCTAGAGCAGTGAGGTAATAGTTACCATTTAATCATTGTGTGACATTGCTAGTAGTAATTAGGAGGACATTGTGATCATTTGGGCAAAATATTTCCAGATTCTTGGTCAGTTGGATGTAGGCGGTAAGGAAGAAGTGGATGACTTAGATGTCTGCATGAAACTTCTGATTGAATGATTGCATTATTAaccaagagaggaaaagaggagtaGCATATTGGGGGAAAGACAAATTCAGATCCAGATATGCTAATTTGTAAACATAAATGAATTTAGCTTCATATAGGTGAAGATATGGAATTAACAACtagaactttttttaagattttatttatttattcatgagagacacagagaaagaggcagagacacaggcagagggagaagcaagctccacgcagggagcctgacctgggactagatcctgggtctccaggatcaggccctggactgaaggtggcgctaaaccgctgagccacacaggctgcccaaCAATTAGAACTTAGTTAGGCTAGAAGTCCAGGGTAGAGTTAAAGATTTGGGGGCCATCAACTCAGAGGACACATGTATGTGTAAGCAAATTGtgggtgtgcctggctggcttagttggtagaggatgcgaatcttgatcttggggttgtgattttTGAGCCCCAGGTtaggtttagagattacttaagggacacctgggtggctcagtcaagtgtctgtCTTCTGTTTGAATCATAATCcctgggtgctgggatcgagcccatgttgggctccctgctcagtggggagcctgcttctctccctctaccactcccctAGCTcgtgctctctttttttctctctctctctgaaataaataaaatctttaaaaaaccctatcataaagaatataattttttaaaagattttatttatttattcatgagagacacacacacacagagaggcagagacacaggcagagggagaagcaggctccatgcagggagcctgatgtgggactcgagcccaggcctccaggatcatcatgccctgggctaaaggcggcgctaaaccgctgagctgcctgggctgcccaagaatataatttttttatatacaaagagctcttacaaatcaataaggtGAATAgcctaataaatgaataaaggatcTAAgtagttttcagaaaaaaatctagaacacCAACAAATATTGATACTCAAcctcaaagaaatgcaaatcaaaacaatgagatctcagttcttaattttttttcagttcttaatTTATAGACcagcaaaatgattttttttttaagatttaagtaatctttacactcaacatgggccttgaacccatagccccaagatcaagagttatgtgctctactgattgagccagccaggtacctctcAGCAAAACAAATTTCAATGACTAGGTGTTGGCAAATATGAGGGGAAACAGGCagtcttatgtatttttttctttttttttaatttttatttatttatgacagtcacacacacagagagagagagagaggcagagacacaggcagagggagaagcaggctccatgcaccgggagcctgacgtgggattcgattccaggtctccaggatcgcgccctgggccaaaggcaggcgccaaacccctgcgccacccagggatccctgtattttcttttctttttaagattttatttattcacaagagacacagaaagagagaggcagagacacaggcagaaggagaagcagcctccatgcagggagcccgatgtgggacttgttctcgggacccagggatcacgccctgagccaaaggcagacgcttaaccgctaagccacccaggcgtccctccctggCAGTCTACTGTATGATAGGGATgtatatttttgtaacttttgtgGAGAGTAATTTGATAATAGAAGAATCAGAAACCTTCCTTTTGATCtgacaattccacttctaggaattttaaaACTCACTTTTATAAGGATATTTACTGTGATATTATAATACAATAAAACTTAGAAGCTACCTGGTGTGCATCAGTAAGGAACTGGTTAAGTTACATTAATTCAgtggaggggcagccccggtggcttagcggtttagtgcccgcctttggcccagggcctgatcctggagaccgggatcaagtcccacgtcgggctccctgcatggagcctgcttctccctctgcctgtgtctctgcctctctctctctctctgtgtctctcatgcataaataaataaaatctttaaaaaaaattcagtggaatATATATAGATCCAGTAACAAAATGAGATACAATTATATGTGCCAAGAGGTGATATAGAAAACTCTCCAAAATATACTATTATGtaggaacaaaacaaatggaacaaAAACCCCAAGGTGCAGAACATTTATTTCGgtgaaagaacaaaagaggatatatttatacataattttttttccgGAAAAATATACAGGAACCTTAACCTCTGGTTTTTGTATTGtacttttttcagttttcttttttaaaaaatattttattgggcacttgggtggttcagtggttgagtgactgccttaggctcaggtcgtgattgcagagtcctgggatcgagtcctgcatcaggctccccgcgtggagcctgcttctccttctgcctatgtctctgcctctctgtgtctctcatgaataaataaataaaatcttttaaaaattaaaaaatatattttatttatttatttgaatgagagagggTGTGTGAacacaagtggggtgaggggcagtgggagaagcagactcccccactgagcaggaagcctgccctggggcttgaacccaagatcatgacctgagctgaaggcagatgctcaaccgactgagccaccaaggcgtagcctttttcagttttattaaccATGTACAAACGTtacttttttcattccttttataatCATCATAGCAGTAAAAGATTGGGGGAACTCTAATATTTAAGGGATGAAGGAAGAAGAGTGCACAAGAGATGAAGGAGGAATGAGTGAAGAGACAGGACAGTGATGTGGAAGTCCAGGGAAGAAAGAACTTTTCAGGAACAGTCAACAATGCCAAATGCTGCCTTAGAGAGCCAAGTTTAATAAGATAAGGACAGAAAAGGTTTCATTGGTTTTGTCAGTTAGTAGGTATTTGATCATTTCAAGAGTAGTTTTGATCAGATGGTGGGAGTGGAGGTTATATTGCAGTGGGTTGAGTAAATGGAGGGTGAGGAAGTGTATTACAGCATTTCAAGCCAACAGACAAAGGGAGTTgagaggtttttggttttttaagatgGGCCATTGTATTTTTATGCTTAAAGAAGATTGTCAATGGACAAAGTGAATAAATTTTGGTATTActgtttaaataaaacatttatgaagGATGGACTGGTTCTCTGATTTGGTTTTCTAGTCTTTCTTTACTCAGTGCAATGTTTCCCAGACTTCAGACTTTCAGGAATGTTTCTCTATTTGTGTGGTTCCTGTAATGTTAAAATAAACACGTTTTAAAGCTTAAATGcacttgttttctttatttataaacttttatttaagtaatctctacacctaatccCAAAgtcaagagtcgcacactcttctgacttagccagccaggtgtcccaatacactttttaaaaaatattttatttatttattccccatggggagcctgatgtgagactaaatcccaggaccctgggattacaccctgagccaaaggctcactcactgccacccaggtgccccccaatatacttattttaaaaggaaagcagTTTTACCACTATCACATATGGAAAGCAAAGTATTTCTCTAATACACATTAAAGTAAATATCCAACTATTAAAATGTTTGGCTGTGTACCAAATAATCCTTAAATACCATTTAGCTTTCCATGGTTTCATTTAGTCTCCCCCCTGCGCCCCATCACCCACAGTCTCAAGCAAATAGTCCTCCTGAGGTATAGTCAGAAGGTCAATGGTAGCTTAACGCTACATCACAGTGCCTAGGTCATTCACCTCACTTGATTTTatgtaggcattttattttctcacatcacaagaagaagggagACTTACAGTAATAAGATCTTTTGAGAGAGTCCACATTCACGTAACTTagagtatattgttataattgttctattttgttattgttaatctcttactgtgcctaatttatacataaactttatcacaggtatgtatgtataggaaaaaacagtatatatagtGTTCAGTACTATTTGTGGTTTCAGGCATTTACTGGGTTCTTGGAACATATCCTCTGTGGATAAGGTTGGGGGGGGACTATTCTATAATGCACTTTGGGCATAGTTAGGCAGTTAGTGAATAATGTCTTTAGGATGCTatgcttgggggcacctgggtggctcagttagttaagcgtctgcctttggctcaggtcatgatcccggggtcctggatcagtccgcatcaggctccctgctcagcagagttcctgcttctccctctgactctcccccactgctcatgttcgtgctctctatctcaaataaatacagttttttaaaggaTGCTATGCTTGAAGATGGAGTAGAAAATTGCTTTAGGCATGGTCTAATCTTAATCTCCTCAAGGAGTTAGGGATAAGATTGGCCCAAATATGTACAAAGACACAAAATAGGAAATAAGAAGTGTCCCTAAGAGAGGTATGCATGAAATACTGCGAGAATTCACATCAGGGAGTTCTGGGATGTCTTCATGGAGGGTGAGGCTCTTAAACTGGGGCATAAAGGATAggtaaaatgtttaatttcagaaATTGGGGAGAGCATTTCAGGAGAAGGGAACCTTGTACACAAAGACAAGAAGctgagaaagtttttaaaaaatattttatttacttattcatgagaaacagagagaggcagagacataggcagaagcaggcaccctgcaggaagcccaatgcgggatttgatcccaggaccccgggatcatgacctgagctgaagacagatgctcaactactgagccacccaggtgtcccagaagttGAGAAAGTTTATAGTTTGGTTGCTTACAGCCTAGGATTTTGGAGGGATGAagtggaaaaataagataaaaggtaGATTCCAGTCAGACTCCTGAAGACCATTAATTTCAGGGCTTCCAAGTGAAGCGCAAGGAAGGGTATAGATGAGAGCATTACTATGGGAAGGAAAGAATGGTTCTGTGATTCAATTCAATGTATTACATCTTAGCTGCCCAGTTACATGGTTATACTCTAGATCTTGCCAGAATGTGTGCCTCTAAAATCGCTAATTCAAACATCAAGCTCTCTGTCCACAACTTGCAGCTTGTTTGCTCAAGTAACCCCATTACAATAATTCTTTGACCTCATAAATCCCCTAATTCATTCTCCCTTCCCACATACACTTTGTCATATTTTATCAGCTTCTGCCAATCTTTGCTTGCTCCCTTTCCCACTTAAATTCCTGAATTTATTATCATTATGACTCTTGCAAATACCTTCACCTCCCTAGGCAGTACTCCAGAGTACTACACCCTACCCCCGGAGAAATCCAAACATCCTACCTGTGCAGATC contains the following coding sequences:
- the SLC7A3 gene encoding cationic amino acid transporter 3 isoform X4, with translation MLWQALRRFGQKLVRRRALEPGMAETRLARCLSTLDLVALGVGSTLGAGTASVARAWSSAFDNLIGNHISQTLQGSISLHVPHVLAEYPDFFAMGLVLLLTGLLALGASESALVTKVFTVVNLLVLGFVIISGFIKGDLHNWKLTEGDYKLTVAGLNDTYSLGPLGSGGFVPFGFEGILRGAATCFYAFVGFDCIATTGEEAQNPQHSIPVGIVVSLFVCFLAYFGVSSALTLMMPYYQLQPESPLPEAFLYTGWAPARYVVALGSLCALSTSLLGSMFPMPRVIYAMAEDGLLFRVLARVHTGTHTPIVATVVSGIIAAFMAFLFELTDLVDLMSIGTLLAYSLVAICVLILRYQPELKNEEDEVELQEENMAGAEKLTLQGLFCPLSSIPTPLSGQVVYVCSSLVELVLMFLNLTPEALLLTLLCLVLAQWPIPLVSGDPVWTVVVVLLLMLVTGITGVIWRQPQSSTPLHFKVPALPLLPLMSIFVNVYLMMQMTAGTWARFGVWMLIGFAIYFGYGIQHSLEEVKSDQAPLKCRAKTVDLDLSNACTHSI